In Jaculus jaculus isolate mJacJac1 chromosome 2, mJacJac1.mat.Y.cur, whole genome shotgun sequence, the genomic window TGCAGGCAATGATCAGCCCTGAGCGCCTCGCTGTCATGATGTGGTGGTAGCGCAGGGCATAGAAGATGGTGACATACCTGTCCACTGCAATGGCCAGCAAACTGCACATGGAGGCCACCACAGAAATGCAGATCATGGAGTCACACACGTTGTCAATGTGACGCACAAAGGCGTCCGGCATCACCAGGTGCTTATTGGTAATTAAGTAGATCACGATGGTCTCCCCAGCATTGGACAAGCTCACCAGCATGTCAGCCACCGCCAGGCTGCACACAAAGAAGTACATGGGTGAGTGCAAGTTCTTGTTCTTTACGACCGTGCTGATGACCAAGACGTTCTCTAGGAGGCTGACTAGACCCAGAGTTAGGAAGAACTCTGCGGCGATGCCCATGTCCTCACAGGGCGAAGACTTGTTCTTGACATTTGATCCCAAAAGACTGTCTCCCGTGGCATTCAGGGTAAGATCCAAAAGATGCAGGTGAAATGAGGAATTCATTGCTGGAGGAAAATACCTCCGCTCTTGGCATCCCGGTGACGGTAAGACAGGTTTTTGTCGTGATCTCAAGAGATTAACTGTCTACAAGCGCCGCAATCATAAGCATGCCTGGACAAGCACGAGCTAAGAAAAGGAACGGATATACACAACCTGTTAGAAGCATGGACCCGGCTGGCCCCATTCTGACCAGTGTTCCTGGTGCCTGGAATTCTGTCCCTCCAACAAGCAGGCTTAATGTTTTCACCCACTTTCTGTCAACTCACATTCTGTTCCCTCCTGTTAGTAGAATGACATTCACCCCTATGCCAAGCACAACTTCACTTTCCTTGTCTGTTTTCTTGGCATCCAAGTTCTCTCTTAGAGTGTCCCCTATAACCTATTTTAAAAATCCCATAAAATCCCAGCCACTCGCCAGATTTTCACATTCCTGGGACTGCTTACTGCATCATACTTTGCTCAAGTGAGCTCGGATTTCTGAAGAACATACAAATGAGTAGCCCTTTAAAAGGACCAATATCTGTGTTCTTGTCATTGTCCCCATCCTCTCCAGCTCCACCACAATTTAGTCCTGATGGTCATCACTAAGACTGGCAAAGCAGTCTGTTTGTTACCTTAAGCACAAACACATACTAAAGTTGCATGTTGAATTATATAAGCTTACTCTGCACCtcaaagttaaagaaaaataatggtgTTTTCCCCCTCAGTGAACATTTCCTCTGAATTCCTGAATTCCATGAAGTCAGCTTGGTAACTTTATAAATTCTACATGAagacactgtaaaaaaaaaaaaaaattataaaataccaAAGCCACTCTtgttcaatttctctcttgatttacatttaaaaatcgTTTTGACTTCAAACTCATCACTTTTGGGGAGACAGCTACAATTCCTCGTCCTCACTCTCCTTATTAATGCCAAGTAATGCATTGAATTGTAATTATTTGCTATATATTTATACCTTATAGGTGTAGAACAATTCTACCGTTACATTAAATACCATATCcaggtgctttaaaaaaaaaaaaaagtttcctacaCAAGCTGGCTGACCAACTCTGCTCTCCTCTACCTGTAAGGTAAGCATtcgtgatttttatttgttttccggGCCGTTTCTAGAAAATAGTTGTAGCTATTTACCAGTACTCTTCCTGAGATTGTTCTTGCACCCCGTCCGGATGTCCTCCGGGGACTCTGCGCTCTGACTGGACTCTTGGCGTCCACCGGTGCGGACCTGGCTGTTGAAGCAGGGCCATGTCCAAGGGCGGCAGGGCTACGACCCAGCTGAGCCCAGCGCCCAGCGCCCAGCGCCCAGCCGCGCCGCCTTTAAGCTGCCCCGGCCCGCCTGGTCACCGCCCCTGCTGGGTCTCTGTCTCCAGCAACCTGCTGTTAGCCGGCACAGAGCCGAGGAGTGTGGGTTTGCAGTACCATCTAGCGGTCATCTTTGCAGAGCACAGCCTTCCTTTCCAAGCCCAGGCATCCTGGTGAAAAATCCTTCCCCCAAAGGATTTGCGAGTTTACTGTTCTTTACGCTTTTGCAAAGCTTCTTCTCCTTTAATCTTCTAACGCACTGATTAAAATGCTGTCCAGGACCtagaggttaaaggcgcttgcttgcaaaagcctgatggacccggttcgattccccagaaccccccccccccccccgcccacggcaaaaatctctctctttctctctcaaaaataaatatcaataaaatacCACCCTGCTCAGTGATCTGCTCTTCTGTTGTGTGTCTTTGATGCCTAATGCTTGTTCTTGGGAAAAGCCGCAGCCAGGAATGACTCTCTGCCAAATGTATGCTTAGGCCACCACAGGCTGGGTGGTCTTGCATTACCAAGTCCTCTTGCCTGGGGAGATCCGCAGGGTGGCATCTGTGAGCAGAGATCCCATCTGGAAACTAACCCGCAGAGACGCAAAAGGAAACCGGCTGGTAGAAAACATTCCATGACCTAAATATCCCACTGCTGAGTCTTCACCTTCAAAACCAGAGAGGGCCGTGCAAAAGAGACACTGGCTTCCCAATAAAGGGTGGAAAGCGGAGATCACTTCAAAAGCCAGCTGTTTAGACCACTTGGCACTGTGCCTGACTCACTAGCCAGGGTGGTATGGGTCTGTGAGCCCAATAGACAGGTTCTGTGGGGTGTTGAACTTGAATTTCTATCCTGAATCTTTACAAAAGCTAGCTGAAGTCATTCTTGTGTCTCAGAGAAGGAAGCATGGGTGGGACTTGAAGTGTGGCAGCCCCGCTGGAGAGCCTTGAACTTGACCCCGCATGCTATGACCTCTGTCTGTGAGGAGCCCTGGTGGCCACTAGGCATCattccctgaagctgctgctgggtctcaCTTGCAGTTTTTCTGTCTTCACAATCTGTATGAGATTTGGGTATTAAGGTTACCCTGACTTTGTTGAGTAGATTGGGCAGAGATTTCAATTATCTTTCTATTCTGAAACAGTTGAAGTggggtagggaaaaaaaaaaatctctcttttgGGAAAATAATTGACTCAAGATCAGTGGAGCTAGGAAATACAGACTAAGCTCTTCAACTGTCCCTGTCATTAGAAAGTTGCTGCCTCCCAAATTCCATATAGCATCCTGTTAACAAGACATAACACACACAGTAGCATACCAGCTTCTAAGCCAGGGGATTCCACATGAGAGACCTATTCTCATTGAAAGGCTGAGGAACCTCATGACAAGCCCAGCGTTTCTTCAGTTATCAGCTTTATTTGAGCTCTATTTCTTGAGTAATGACAACAGGAATGATCCCACGCCGGCATGGTGATGTACTGTGTGCACTCCGTAGCCCTAGCAAAAACCTCCTGCAGCACCCCAATAAAGTCAAAACTCTCCACAGCATGTTGGAGATGAGGAACAGGCTTGGAGTAGTCATTTGACTCCCCTATAGATTAGGAAAGCAGGAGCCAGGCTTCTCGGCAACATCTACACTTACTGGAGTCCAGGGAGTTCAATTCTGTGTCATCATCACATTGCCATAGAGGAAGAGACACGTGGTCCACTATTTCTAAGACAGGCTGGGGAGGAACAAAGGAAAGGAAGCAAAATGGTGGCTGTTAGATGGAGAGGTGTGTCAGGGGAATGCTGAGTATTATAGGGAAGATTAAGGTAAACAGGTGGGACAAGGCGCAGCACAGGGTCCAGCAAGGAGCTAAGATGGGAAGGAGCTGGCTTCTCCAAGGCAGAGCGATGCTAGGGGCCTGGGGAAGAAGGCCAGACAAGATCATGCAGTGCTTTACAGGATAGGATAAAGGCTTTGGGCCCCATCCTAAGATCTATGGGAATCCAAGCAAGGTTTTATATAGAAACATCTACTTTCAGACCTGGAGTTTTAGAAGATCAGCCCAGCAGTCACGAGGAGTTGGAATTGGAGGAGCTCAAGTGTACTAAACAGGACCTCACAAGGGGACCCTCTGGCTGCATCCAAGCATCCACCCCAGTACCCAGGGATGCAGCACACCAAAGTCTTGGCAGTAGCAGCAGAATTACAAGATAGTCCTGTACAGCATGCCCTAATAGGAAGTGGCCCTGAACAAAAGTCTGGGTGATCAGACTTCTACCACACCAGtattcacacatgcatgcccTCTGCAAGTACAGATGAAGACAGTCTGCAGTCTGGGGTCTTGGTGTGAAACACCGGAAGCTTTTTCACATTTCGGTTTTACTTGTTTTAATGTCTTGGCCACCGTTAAGGAAAGGTCTCTGATGTCATAACGTCTCCACGGCTTCTGTTCCAGGAGTGTCCAGCTCCTTGCAAAGGGTTGGTCATTAACACCCATGCACCTCTCATCTTTGAACAGGATTCACTAAACAAGC contains:
- the Mc5r gene encoding melanocortin receptor 5, producing MNSSFHLHLLDLTLNATGDSLLGSNVKNKSSPCEDMGIAAEFFLTLGLVSLLENVLVISTVVKNKNLHSPMYFFVCSLAVADMLVSLSNAGETIVIYLITNKHLVMPDAFVRHIDNVCDSMICISVVASMCSLLAIAVDRYVTIFYALRYHHIMTARRSGLIIACTWTFCTGCGIIFIIYYDSTYVIICLISMFFTMLFLMVSLYVHMFLQARTHVKRMVATPRYSSARQRTSMKGAITLAMLLGVFIVCWSPFFVHLILMISCPQNIYCSCFMSHFNMYLILIMCNSVIDPLIYAFRSQEMRKTFKEIICCHGLRLNCQLPSRY